The Phaenicophaeus curvirostris isolate KB17595 chromosome Z, BPBGC_Pcur_1.0, whole genome shotgun sequence genome includes the window cacagaataaccaggttggaagagacccaccggatcatcgagtccaaccgttcctatcaaacactaaaccatatccctcagcacctcatccacccgtgccttaaacacctccagggaaggtgactgaaccacctccctgggcagcctgttccagtgcccaatgaccctttctgtaaagaattgtttcctaacatctagcctaaacctccccttgcggagcttgaggccattccctcttgtcctgtcccctgtcacttagaagaagaggccagcaccctcctctacacaacgtcctttcaggtagttgtagagagcaatgaggtctcccctcagcctcctcttctccaggctaaacaaccccagctctctcagctgctcctcataaggcctgttctccagccccttcaccagctttgttgctcttctctggactcattccagagcctcaacatccttcttatggtgaggggcccagaactgaacacaggattcgaggagcggtctcaccagtgccgaggacagagggaggataacctccctggacctactggtcacgccgtttctgatccaagccaagatgccattggccttcttggccacctgggcacactgctggctcatattcagtcagttgtcaaccaacacacccaggtccctctcctccaggcagctttctagacagacttctcctagtctgtagcactgcacagggttgttgtgccccaagtgcaggacccggcatttggccttgttaaacctcatgccattggactctgcccagcggtccagcctgttcagatccctttgcagagcctccctaccctccagcagatccacacttccacccagcttagtgtcgtccgcaaacttgctaagggtgcactcgatgccttcatccagatcattgatgaagacatagaacagggctggacccagcactgagccctggggaaccccacttgtcactggcctccagctggatttcacaccatttaccaccactctctgggcccggccatccaaccagttttccacccaggagagtgtgcgcctgtccaggccagaggctgacagtttctcaagaagaacactgtgagaaactgtgtcaaaggctttgctgaagtccaggaagaccacatccacagcctttccctcatccagcagccgagtcactttgtcatagaaggtgatcaggttagtctggcaagacctgccttttgtgaacccatgttgactgggcctgatcacccggttctcttgcatgtgcttcatgatagcactcaagatcacctgctccatgactttccctggcactgaggtcagactgacaggcctgtagtttcctgggtcctccctgcaatccttcttgtagatgggcacgacatcagccagcctccagtccagtgggacttccccagtcttccaggactgttggaagatgatggaaaggggtttggccagcacatctgccagctccttcagtaccctagggtgaatcccgtccagccccatagacttgtgggtgtctagttgggctagcaaggctctgaccacctcctcttggatcacgggagcttcattatgctcctctagctcctgggttagtacacagacggaacgaccctccttacaactaaagactgaggcaaagaaggcattaagtacctcagccttttcctcatcccctgttactgttgttccttctgtgtccaatagggactgtatggtctccctagtcctccttttattatttatatatttgtagaaagattttttgttatctttcactgacttggcttTGCcaatttctagttgagccttagcccttctgatttttccctacacaatctcacttccctcctgtagtccacccaagaggcctgtcccttcttccagagcccataaacatttctcttcttcttgatatccctcaagatctcatgatatccctcaagatctcaaGATTGCCAGGGGCTGAACTGGAAATTGCTCGTGTCTAGTGCTTGTGGCCTGGCACCTATCTGAGTGCCCGACTGCCTCCCTGCTGAATGCATTTTGTATTCTGAGATGAATTCACTCGGGTTTGTTAATTGGCTGGACAATCTTGGTGCCGTTCCAGGCAAGTCGTCGAAGGAGCACAGCCAGGCGTGTGGAGGATGACGAGTCGGGTCACCTGATCTGTCAGATTGGAGACACTCTAAATGCAAGATGTATAGTatatttttccactgtgtttATGTTTTGAGATAGAATAAGTTCCTTTAGTGTAAGAAGTGAGGGGGCTCTcaagccttttctttctctcttgatTGTTTTGTGTGTGGAGTTGggactgttatttttttcacaatatATTATGATACATATTAAAAGTatatttcattgtttctttttcccttctgtcctTCCTCAAATAAATAGGCAATATAGTTAATGAACCCATCAAAATGGGATCTTTCTAAACGCACTTTGAAGACTGTTGTCCAGTAACATCTCTCAGACCAGATATTTACAATTTAGAGCACAGCCTAGAACAATCTTCAGTAATAGTATTTATTCCTTCTGATTGTTTGTTttatctctgtttattgtttatTATTTGCTAGGCAATTTAATAGATGAGTAACCCCACCACTTTGGTGACTAAGAGttcttttctttacagatgAGATTGTTGCCATGTTGGCTCAAGGCACTTACGGAAAAGTAATGGAATGCATTGATCACAAAGCGTAAGTCTTTTAATCCAGTTCCTGTCTTTTTTCTTACTGAGACTCTCAGCGTGTAGTTCGGGAattgctttctctttgcttccttttgtgctgatctctcttttcttctaaGGACGACACAGTCGCCAAACAGAAGTGTACGTTAGTTCGCGCTGCTAAAAGCAGCCCCGAGACACGAGGACTGTGCAGGGCTGGTGGATGAGGCGAAGGCTGCGCCTTCTGCAGGCGCAGCCCAGCCGGGTAGAGGTCAGGGCTGAAGGGGAAATGTGGCCTGGGAGAGAGCGTGGGATGCAGCTGCAATCTTCAGTAACAGTACTTATTGGGCACCAATAGTACCATTGGGCAGTCTTGGGGCCTGTGTTATCAAAATCTAAAGATTCCCTTGTGTTGGTGCACAGATGACTCTGGGTTATATGAAGTCAGTGTGCCCTTTTCCCAGAAGGTTTCCAGTGCTAGGAACAAGGCAGATGGGGTGATAATTACCCAGGAGTCTGAGTTAAAAGCACTCATTGTTCTAATCTCTCTTAAAACCTGTCTTTTCAGGGAAGGCAAACATGTAGcggtgaaaacagaaaaaaacatcgGTGGGTCCTCCGCAACAGCTCATTATGAAATACAAGTGCTGGAAGATTTAAAAGCATCAGACCCCAGCAATGCCTAGTAAGCACACAAAGCCGACTGTGCTGTGTTCTGGCTTGAAGACTTCTTTGGTGACGCTTTCTGTAACACAGAAACAGCGTATGTAGGGGCGCTGCACAACTcactgttttcctgcttttgcagtCACTGTGTGCAGAtgctggaatggtttgagtaCCACGGACACGTCTGCCTTGTTTTTGAGCTCCTGGGGCGCAGCACCTATGATTTTATGAGAGACAACGGCTTCCTGCCATTTAACCTGGATGACCTTCGACACATGGCCTATCAGATCTGCACCTCTGTCAACTGTAAGTATGTTCCTTCTTTGCTCCATTTGTTAAAGTTGCTTTGTGGGACTTGCTAATTGTATGATTTTATTGCAGTTTTGCATATGAATAAGTTGACACATACAGACCTGAAGCCAGACAATATTGTCTTTGTGAAGTCTGACTACATAGAAAAGTACAACCCCAAACTGGTAAGTTGCTGTCCCCTTCCCcactttcctcctcctcaaccATACTCTGCATTCATTTGGTCACTTGCTTCCCATCACCTTTCATTTCAGAAACGCATGGAATGCAGACTAAGAAAACCAGACATCAGACTTGTGGACTTCGGGTGCGCCACGTATGATCATGAGTATCACGGCCATTTGGTGACTACCAGACCATACAGAGCTCCCGAAGTGATCCTACGTCAGTGGAAGGCTGTTTGTTTGGCTGATCTTTCACGTATGAGATTTGTGTGCAACTGAACGGAGCTGGAGAAGTGTTTGGTGTCTTGCTTGAGCTGTTGAACTGTTTGCAGTCTGGTCTAAACATGAATGACCTGAATCTTTCCACAGAGCTCGGATGGTCACAGCCGTGCGACGTTTGGAGCATAGGATGTACTCTCCTGGAATACTACGTTGGAGTCTTAGTATTTCAGGCAGGGAACTCTGAACCCAAAAGCATGCAGCATGCATAACCCTCCCCAACTTGATGAACATCGGCTACGGAGAGGTGGGGACTGAGAGGAATGGTCTGTGCAGGGAAGTAAGCTGCATTTCTCTGTAATGCCAAGTGGAAGAGAACAGAAGAGGTAGGCACCAAGGAACTACCTCAGCAGCAGATTTTGACGAGTTGCTTCTAGTGGACATTTTGGCAGCCGCTTGAAAGGAAGGATCGCCCTGTTAACATCTGGAATTTACAAGGCACCCTAATACCAGATGTGGCTTCATCTATCACCATCAGCAAATACTACTCAAAGGCCTGAATCCTGTCCTCTTAACAGTATTGCTGAAGttgaacttgaaaaagaaagaaaagaaaaagcccacCAAGGCAAGGTCAAGGGGAATAACTCCAATAGCTTGTAACTTCATTCAGGAAATAGAGAAATTGagcctctctctttttccttgatAAAGTTCAGCATATTGGTTGCAGGGTACAGTCACAAATGAGGTCAGACTGGTGTATGCTTCTTGATAACTTCCTCTTAACAAGGAACAAAAAATGTCTCTCTCGACTTCTGTCCAGACCCATGATGACACAGAACACCTGGCGATGATGGAGCGATTGCTGGGGCCTTTGCCGAGGCACATGATAAAGAGAGTTACTTCACCAtggaaaaagaattatttctggCATGGCCGTCTGGCCTGGGATGAACACAGTGCTGCTGGGCAACACGTCTCAAGGTGCTGTAAACCCCTGAAGGTAAGATTACAGGGTGAAGATGCTTCTGGGCAGAGGCGCTCCAAGTGCAATTCTAAGATTGGAAgcctgtgttttgttgttttctacACAAAGGAATACATGACGTGCTCCGATGGTGACCATGAGAACCTGTTTGATCTGATTGAAAAGATGCTGGAGTATGACCCAGCCAAGCGCATTACTGTGGAAGAAGCGCTGGAacatcctttcttcctcccgCTGAAGAGGGAAAATAGCACATAGACTCCTAGAGCTGAGGCAGACGAGCTTGTCTATCTGCCTGTTAAGAAAAGTAAACTATGTTAAGTGCTGTTTGTTTCTTCGTGTATGTCAGATATTTACCTATTGATGCTGAATTCAAATTCGTCTGTTGGAATAAAATTGATTTGAGAGAAAGATACTGATGAGCC containing:
- the LOC138733720 gene encoding dual specificity protein kinase CLK1-like, yielding MLEWFEYHGHVCLVFELLGRSTYDFMRDNGFLPFNLDDLRHMAYQICTSVNFLHMNKLTHTDLKPDNIVFVKSDYIEKYNPKLKRMECRLRKPDIRLVDFGCATYDHEYHGHLVTTRPYRAPEVILRQWKAVCLADLSRMRFVCN